In one window of Massilibacterium senegalense DNA:
- a CDS encoding acylneuraminate cytidylyltransferase family protein produces MYHNFSFVAIIPARGGSKGIPNKNIIEVCEKPLIQYTIESAKQSKYLDDIIVSTDSEQIANIARNLGASIPFLRPSWLATDESKTIDTVIFTLDKLNEFGEFYDYVVLLQPTQPLRKSLHIDEAIEKIIKYKLESLVSVSKVKEHPILMRTIREDETLKNILNINSTIRRQDFPDVYKVNGAIYINKINKSLNKNTSLNDNKLSYIMDEKYDLDIDSMTDLNILKKILCHNFTFKS; encoded by the coding sequence ATGTATCACAACTTCTCTTTTGTTGCTATTATTCCTGCAAGAGGTGGAAGCAAGGGCATACCTAACAAAAATATTATTGAAGTTTGCGAAAAACCATTAATTCAATACACGATAGAATCAGCGAAACAATCAAAATATCTTGATGATATCATCGTTTCTACCGATTCTGAACAAATTGCAAATATTGCTCGAAATCTTGGAGCAAGTATTCCCTTTTTACGCCCTTCATGGTTAGCAACTGATGAGTCAAAAACAATTGATACTGTTATTTTTACATTAGATAAGTTAAATGAATTTGGTGAATTTTATGATTACGTTGTGTTACTACAGCCTACACAACCTTTGAGAAAGTCATTACACATTGATGAAGCTATTGAGAAAATTATAAAATATAAACTAGAAAGTTTAGTCAGTGTATCTAAAGTCAAAGAACATCCTATTTTAATGAGAACAATCCGAGAAGATGAGACATTAAAAAATATTTTAAATATAAATAGTACGATTAGACGTCAAGATTTTCCAGATGTATATAAAGTTAACGGTGCAATATATATCAATAAAATTAATAAGTCATTAAACAAGAATACTAGTTTAAATGATAATAAACTAAGTTATATTATGGATGAAAAATATGATTTAGATATAGATAGTATGACTGATTTGAATATACTAAAAAAAATACTATGTCATAACTTCACTTTCAAATCCTAA
- a CDS encoding N-acetylneuraminate synthase family protein: MTNPFIKIGKRYIGLDHKPLVICEIGINHEGSLSVAKQMVDAAYEAGAEVIKHQTHVVEDEMSKEAKKVIPGNTDVSIYEVMERCALNEKEEIELKKYVESKGMIFLSTPFSRAAANRLEKMGVIAYKIGSGECNNYPLIEHIASFGKPMIISTGMNNIESVRKTVTILESFHVPYALLHCTNIYPTPAELVRLGGMVELMKEFPHAVIGLSDHTLNNNACLAATALGASILERHFTDSKSRKGPDIVCSMNPKELSELMKSSMEISLMRGGKKEAIPEEKVTIDFAFSTVVSTKSIKTGEILTKENIWVKRPGTGEIKAEFYKRLLGKKVLRDIAKDEHLKWSDIEKIVGE, encoded by the coding sequence TTGACTAATCCGTTTATAAAAATAGGAAAAAGATATATTGGGTTAGACCATAAGCCACTAGTTATTTGTGAAATAGGTATTAATCATGAAGGTAGTTTAAGTGTAGCCAAACAAATGGTTGATGCTGCTTACGAAGCGGGGGCAGAAGTTATTAAGCATCAAACTCATGTAGTTGAAGACGAGATGAGTAAAGAAGCGAAAAAGGTAATTCCAGGAAATACAGATGTTTCAATTTATGAAGTAATGGAACGTTGTGCATTAAATGAGAAAGAAGAAATAGAATTAAAAAAATATGTAGAATCTAAAGGGATGATTTTTCTTAGTACACCTTTTTCTAGAGCCGCAGCTAATAGACTGGAGAAAATGGGGGTTATTGCTTATAAAATTGGGTCAGGAGAATGTAATAACTATCCACTAATTGAGCATATCGCCTCTTTTGGTAAACCAATGATTATTTCCACAGGAATGAATAATATAGAGAGTGTAAGAAAGACTGTAACTATTCTTGAAAGCTTTCATGTTCCTTATGCCTTATTGCATTGTACGAATATTTATCCTACGCCAGCTGAATTAGTAAGACTAGGTGGTATGGTCGAATTAATGAAAGAGTTTCCACATGCGGTTATCGGCTTGTCAGATCATACATTGAATAATAATGCTTGTCTTGCTGCAACTGCATTAGGCGCTTCCATTTTAGAACGACATTTTACTGATTCAAAAAGTAGAAAAGGTCCAGATATTGTGTGTTCTATGAATCCAAAAGAACTTTCAGAATTAATGAAATCTTCTATGGAAATTTCTTTAATGCGTGGAGGGAAAAAAGAAGCGATACCTGAAGAAAAAGTTACAATAGATTTTGCATTTTCAACAGTAGTTAGTACAAAGTCTATTAAAACAGGAGAGATTTTAACAAAAGAAAATATATGGGTAAAACGTCCTGGTACAGGTGAAATTAAAGCAGAGTTTTATAAAAGATTATTAGGAAAAAAAGTTTTAAGAGATATTGCAAAAGATGAACATTTAAAATGGAGCGATATTGAAAAGATAGTTGGAGAATAA
- a CDS encoding polysaccharide pyruvyl transferase family protein has product MKKLNVLHLASFHGNIGDNANHNGVRNLLKKNLDFELVYTDLEIRRHYWGEWDFDDTFIEKVNQFDLLIIGGGNYFELWVEKSKTGTTIDLSPEQLAKINIPILFNGLGCDPNKGYTSETLTKFKKFLDYTLHSEKCLVSVRNDGSLDNIKDLIGLEYANKIYEIPDGGFFYNLIKSDFGQNLIGDGMNIAINLAGDMLERRFSGEVTYKEFIRKFSLYLESLFQDMPSLNIIFIPHIFRDLSIIFDVLENINDKYRRTNISVAPCIQGDDKFHHIFDIYSRCNLVLGTRFHSNVCNIALGIPTIGLVCYPNVKNLYKSLGLEDRIVDLKDNNFDHVLRIITNDTINNFNKIKEDYDNKKQHLLENANEFHCLVNEWLKKFY; this is encoded by the coding sequence ATGAAAAAATTAAATGTATTACATTTAGCAAGTTTTCATGGAAATATTGGAGATAATGCTAATCATAACGGAGTGCGTAATTTATTAAAAAAAAATTTGGATTTTGAACTAGTATATACTGATTTGGAAATCAGAAGACATTATTGGGGAGAGTGGGATTTTGATGATACTTTTATCGAGAAGGTTAACCAATTTGATTTATTGATTATTGGTGGAGGAAACTATTTCGAATTATGGGTTGAGAAATCTAAAACGGGTACAACGATAGACTTAAGTCCTGAACAGTTAGCAAAAATAAATATCCCTATTTTATTTAATGGACTCGGTTGTGATCCAAATAAAGGTTATACATCAGAGACTTTAACAAAGTTTAAAAAATTTCTTGATTACACATTACATTCTGAAAAGTGTTTAGTCTCTGTAAGAAATGATGGATCATTAGATAATATAAAAGATTTAATTGGATTAGAATATGCTAATAAAATATATGAAATACCAGATGGTGGTTTTTTTTATAACCTAATAAAATCCGATTTTGGCCAAAATTTAATTGGAGATGGAATGAATATTGCTATAAATTTGGCGGGCGATATGTTAGAAAGAAGATTTTCTGGAGAAGTCACTTATAAAGAGTTTATTAGGAAATTTTCTCTATACTTAGAAAGTCTTTTTCAAGATATGCCTAGCTTAAATATTATATTTATTCCGCACATTTTTAGAGATTTAAGCATTATATTTGATGTTTTAGAAAATATTAATGATAAATATCGACGGACTAATATTAGTGTTGCACCATGTATTCAAGGGGATGATAAATTTCATCATATCTTTGATATTTATTCTCGTTGTAATTTGGTGTTAGGAACTAGGTTTCATTCTAATGTTTGTAATATAGCCCTTGGTATTCCAACTATTGGATTAGTATGTTACCCAAATGTAAAAAACTTATATAAATCTCTAGGATTGGAAGATAGAATTGTTGATTTAAAGGATAATAATTTTGACCATGTATTGAGAATAATAACTAATGATACAATAAATAATTTCAATAAAATCAAAGAAGATTATGATAATAAAAAACAGCATTTGTTGGAAAATGCCAACGAATTTCATTGTTTAGTAAATGAATGGTTGAAAAAATTTTATTAA
- the neuC gene encoding UDP-N-acetylglucosamine 2-epimerase yields the protein MKKILFVTGTRADYGKIKSLMKRIEETPKFKLLIFVTGMHMLSKYGSTWTEIVKDGFKNVYQYINQKNQSDMDITLSNTILGLSNYVEEIKPDLIVVHGDRLEALAGAIVGSFNNIKVAHIEGGEVSGTIDESIRHAITKFSHIHLVSNERARQRVLQLGESNESIFIIGSPDIDIMLSDTLPNLDVVKERYEIFFNRYAIFMYHPVTTELNLLDKKVNLIIESLKKTGRNYIVIYPNNDPGSTSIINTYQQLEDELQFRVIPSMRFEYFLTLMKYAEFIIGNSSAGIMEAGVYGTPAIDIGNRQKGRYQIENMKNIVHVNEDKDEIIKAIEEVHLKKQENNIFGNGKSSEKFIKILNSEELWKINIQKKFIDTENY from the coding sequence ATGAAGAAAATTTTATTTGTTACTGGAACTAGAGCGGACTACGGAAAAATAAAATCATTAATGAAAAGAATTGAAGAAACACCAAAATTCAAACTATTAATTTTTGTTACAGGAATGCACATGCTTTCAAAATACGGTTCGACCTGGACCGAAATAGTAAAAGATGGATTTAAAAATGTGTATCAGTATATTAATCAAAAAAATCAATCAGATATGGATATTACTTTGAGCAATACAATATTAGGTTTAAGTAATTACGTTGAAGAAATAAAACCAGACTTAATAGTAGTACATGGAGATAGATTAGAAGCATTGGCAGGTGCAATTGTTGGAAGTTTTAATAATATTAAAGTAGCCCATATTGAAGGTGGAGAAGTTTCTGGAACAATAGATGAATCCATCCGACATGCAATCACAAAATTTTCGCATATTCATTTGGTTAGCAATGAGAGGGCAAGGCAACGCGTATTACAATTAGGCGAAAGCAATGAGTCTATTTTTATAATAGGATCTCCTGATATTGATATTATGCTATCAGATACATTACCTAATTTAGATGTAGTGAAAGAAAGATATGAAATTTTTTTTAATAGATATGCAATATTTATGTATCATCCTGTTACGACAGAATTAAATTTGTTAGATAAAAAAGTTAATTTAATTATTGAATCACTAAAAAAAACAGGAAGGAATTATATTGTTATCTATCCAAATAATGATCCAGGGAGTACTTCTATTATCAATACTTATCAACAATTAGAAGATGAACTACAATTTAGAGTTATTCCATCCATGAGATTTGAATATTTTTTAACCCTTATGAAATATGCTGAGTTTATTATTGGAAATTCAAGTGCTGGAATCATGGAAGCAGGAGTATACGGAACACCAGCTATAGATATCGGTAATAGACAAAAAGGTCGTTATCAAATTGAAAATATGAAAAATATTGTCCATGTTAATGAGGATAAAGATGAAATTATTAAAGCTATAGAGGAAGTTCATTTAAAAAAACAAGAAAATAATATATTTGGTAATGGAAAAAGTAGTGAAAAGTTCATTAAAATATTGAATTCTGAAGAATTGTGGAAAATAAACATTCAAAAAAAATTTATTGATACGGAAAATTATTAA